A region of Paenimyroides aestuarii DNA encodes the following proteins:
- a CDS encoding glycogen/starch synthase: protein MKDKRILYVSSEVVPYLPENEVSQASFDTPKMINDLGGQIRIFMPRYGSINERRHQLHEVIRLSGMNLVINDMDMPLIIKVASIPKERIQVYFIDNDDYFKRKGTFGDEEETLYEDNDERAIFFVKGVVETIKKLNWVPDVIHVQGWMASLLPLYMKKYYNDEDIFTDTKIITSVFSSGFEGKLSKNMFEKVAFDEFNKKDITALKDATYTNIMKNAIDHSDGIVISSEDISEDLTNYIQSSNKPFLPFNAKEKMKDFYPEFYLQKV from the coding sequence ATGAAAGACAAGAGGATATTATATGTATCATCTGAAGTAGTGCCTTATTTACCTGAAAATGAAGTTTCACAAGCTTCGTTCGACACTCCAAAAATGATTAATGATTTAGGCGGGCAAATCCGTATTTTTATGCCAAGATACGGTAGCATCAATGAAAGAAGACATCAATTGCACGAAGTGATTAGGCTTTCGGGTATGAATTTGGTTATTAATGACATGGATATGCCTTTAATTATTAAAGTTGCTTCGATACCAAAGGAACGCATTCAGGTTTATTTTATTGATAACGATGATTATTTTAAACGCAAAGGTACTTTTGGCGATGAAGAGGAAACATTGTATGAGGATAACGATGAACGCGCTATTTTCTTTGTGAAAGGTGTTGTTGAAACCATTAAAAAGTTAAATTGGGTACCCGATGTGATACATGTACAAGGGTGGATGGCATCTCTACTGCCGCTTTATATGAAAAAATATTATAACGATGAGGATATCTTCACCGATACAAAAATCATTACATCTGTTTTTTCATCTGGATTTGAAGGTAAATTATCAAAAAACATGTTTGAAAAAGTGGCTTTTGATGAATTTAACAAGAAAGATATTACTGCCTTAAAGGATGCAACTTACACCAATATCATGAAAAATGCTATTGATCACTCTGATGGTATTGTGATTTCTTCGGAAGACATTTCAGAAGATTTAACAAATTATATACAAAGTTCAAATAAACCTTTCTTACCTTTCAACGCAAAAGAAAAAATGAAGGATTTCTATCCCGAATTTTATCTTCAAAAGGTTTAA
- the panC gene encoding pantoate--beta-alanine ligase, producing the protein MKVFHAQSQLSQYLQPLKQALQTIGFVPTMGALHNGHLSLLQQALSENDVAVVSIFVNPTQFNNAEDLAKYPRTLDRDVALLETLSDKIIVYAPSVDDIYEGNTVAKSFDYDGLDNEMEGSNRPGHFNGVGTIVKKLFEIVQPNNAYFGEKDFQQLQIIRKMVEKNKMNINVIGCPIFREANGLAMSSRNERLSAQAKEKAAVIYKTLHTAKSLFIEKDIVQAEQFVKETFANEADFDLEYFVIADEVSLKTATQKTAHTKYRAFIVVHVEGIRLIDNIALN; encoded by the coding sequence ATGAAGGTATTTCATGCACAAAGCCAGTTATCACAGTACTTGCAACCCTTAAAACAAGCGTTGCAAACAATTGGTTTTGTTCCCACAATGGGTGCTTTGCACAATGGGCATTTGTCTTTGTTGCAACAAGCTTTGTCCGAAAACGATGTGGCAGTGGTAAGTATTTTTGTTAATCCCACCCAATTCAACAATGCCGAAGATTTGGCAAAATATCCCCGAACTTTAGACAGAGATGTGGCGCTTTTAGAAACATTGTCGGATAAAATTATTGTTTACGCACCTAGTGTTGATGATATTTATGAAGGAAATACCGTAGCCAAAAGTTTTGATTATGATGGTTTAGACAATGAAATGGAAGGCAGTAACCGCCCGGGGCATTTTAACGGCGTGGGAACCATCGTGAAGAAATTGTTTGAAATTGTGCAGCCCAACAATGCTTACTTTGGCGAAAAAGATTTTCAGCAGTTGCAAATTATCCGCAAAATGGTTGAGAAAAATAAGATGAATATCAACGTGATTGGTTGCCCCATCTTTCGCGAAGCAAATGGTTTGGCAATGAGCTCAAGAAACGAACGATTGTCTGCCCAAGCCAAAGAAAAAGCGGCGGTGATTTATAAAACACTCCACACTGCAAAAAGCCTCTTTATTGAAAAAGATATTGTGCAAGCCGAACAATTTGTAAAAGAAACTTTTGCCAACGAAGCTGATTTTGACTTGGAATATTTTGTGATAGCAGATGAAGTTTCACTAAAAACCGCTACCCAGAAAACCGCCCATACAAAATACCGCGCTTTTATTGTGGTGCACGTTGAAGGTATTCGGTTAATTGATAACATTGCATTAAATTAA
- the panD gene encoding aspartate 1-decarboxylase encodes MQIEVLKSKIHRVKVTGADLNYIGSITIDIALMEAANIIEGEKVTIVNINNGERFETYAIPGPRNSGEITLNGPAARRVQKDDIIIVITYALMPFEDAKTFKPWVIFPNEENNSLK; translated from the coding sequence ATGCAAATAGAAGTTTTAAAATCTAAAATCCACCGTGTTAAAGTAACAGGTGCCGATTTGAATTATATTGGCAGTATTACGATTGATATTGCTTTAATGGAAGCTGCAAATATTATTGAAGGTGAAAAAGTAACCATTGTGAACATCAATAATGGCGAACGTTTTGAAACCTATGCCATTCCTGGTCCAAGAAACAGCGGCGAAATTACACTCAACGGACCTGCAGCGCGCCGGGTACAAAAAGACGATATTATTATTGTAATCACCTATGCCTTGATGCCTTTTGAAGACGCTAAAACGTTTAAACCTTGGGTTATTTTTCCAAACGAAGAAAATAATTCACTGAAATAA
- a CDS encoding YbhN family protein, with protein MLGVFLVYYAYNQFTPAQITEMKSYFAAADYFYIGLSLLFMKISHASRAYRWKYSLQYMGYQSGFWNNFMAISVGYLLNLTIPRSGELSRAAVLQKYDNIPFDKGFGTIIAERIIDLVFLLLFVATALLLQYKQLTGFIAQQIPVKQLVVIGGVLAIVAIIGLYLLYTSNWKIFVFIRKKISGLAEGVLSIFKMPHRVPFLLHTIIIWIGFVLTFYFGTKALPETSEISLGIVMVAFVVGSLTISFTNGGFGAFPLLIAKILALYGISLTAGTAFGWILWTTQTVLVIVLGGLSFLLLPIVNKGKL; from the coding sequence TTGCTGGGAGTTTTTTTGGTTTATTACGCCTATAACCAATTTACGCCTGCACAAATCACCGAAATGAAAAGCTATTTTGCAGCTGCCGATTACTTTTACATTGGTTTGTCGTTGCTTTTTATGAAGATAAGCCATGCATCGCGTGCTTATCGGTGGAAGTATAGTTTGCAGTACATGGGTTATCAATCGGGTTTTTGGAATAATTTCATGGCGATTTCTGTTGGATACCTTTTAAATTTAACCATTCCTCGTTCGGGCGAACTATCTCGGGCAGCTGTTTTGCAGAAATACGATAACATTCCGTTCGATAAAGGTTTTGGAACCATCATTGCAGAGCGCATCATAGATTTGGTTTTTCTCTTGCTTTTTGTGGCCACCGCATTGCTGTTGCAATACAAACAGCTAACCGGTTTTATTGCACAGCAAATTCCTGTTAAGCAATTGGTTGTTATTGGTGGTGTTCTTGCAATAGTTGCAATTATTGGTTTGTATTTGCTTTATACATCCAACTGGAAAATCTTTGTTTTTATCCGAAAAAAAATCAGCGGATTGGCAGAAGGTGTTTTAAGTATTTTTAAAATGCCGCATCGTGTGCCGTTTCTTCTACACACAATCATTATTTGGATTGGTTTTGTACTTACGTTTTATTTTGGAACAAAAGCCTTGCCCGAAACCAGCGAAATATCGTTAGGGATTGTAATGGTTGCATTTGTAGTGGGCAGTTTAACCATTAGTTTTACCAACGGTGGTTTTGGAGCATTCCCCTTGCTTATTGCAAAAATATTGGCACTTTACGGCATCTCACTAACCGCCGGAACCGCTTTCGGCTGGATTTTATGGACCACACAAACCGTTTTGGTGATTGTGTTAGGTGGCTTGTCTTTTTTATTGTTACCGATTGTTAATAAGGGGAAATTGTAG
- a CDS encoding tetratricopeptide repeat protein, with product MRCIFMLFTSILFSSISLGQNKYDKFKLLFNQNDTIELQKLLIDWRKSNANDPELYTSEFNYYFSVSKNEFVSLQQNIVDENSYEIIDSLGNVAGYLTSNVSYNKEKLDKAFVAIDEGIRKFPNRLDMRFGKIYAYGKIEDYANFTKTIVETVEYSVINNNEWLWTEDLKNEDGERVLLETVQSYLVQLYDTENDNLLPNMITIGETTLKYYPKNVEILSTTAIAFLLMKNYDKAIYNLKNAEQISPQDYIVLNNIAQAYKMKGEKLNAIKYYELVAKYGDEETKYQALENIEQLKVQ from the coding sequence ATGCGTTGCATCTTCATGCTGTTTACTTCAATACTTTTTTCTTCGATTTCTTTGGGACAAAATAAATATGATAAGTTTAAACTCCTTTTCAATCAAAATGATACAATTGAGTTACAAAAACTACTGATAGACTGGCGAAAATCGAATGCTAATGATCCAGAACTTTATACGTCAGAATTTAATTACTACTTTTCTGTGAGTAAAAATGAATTTGTCTCTTTGCAACAAAATATTGTAGATGAAAATTCTTATGAAATAATAGATAGTTTAGGAAATGTAGCTGGGTATCTCACTTCTAACGTATCGTATAATAAAGAAAAGCTAGACAAAGCATTTGTAGCCATTGATGAAGGAATACGCAAATTTCCCAATAGATTAGATATGAGATTTGGTAAAATTTATGCATATGGTAAAATAGAAGACTATGCAAACTTCACGAAAACAATTGTTGAGACCGTTGAATATTCAGTGATTAATAATAATGAATGGTTGTGGACAGAAGACTTAAAGAATGAAGACGGAGAACGTGTTTTGCTTGAAACTGTGCAATCATATTTAGTACAATTATATGATACTGAAAACGATAATTTACTCCCAAATATGATTACAATAGGAGAAACTACACTTAAATATTATCCAAAAAATGTGGAAATCTTATCAACTACAGCCATCGCGTTTTTGTTGATGAAAAATTATGATAAAGCTATCTATAATCTAAAAAATGCAGAGCAGATCAGTCCACAGGATTATATCGTTTTAAACAATATTGCTCAGGCCTACAAAATGAAAGGTGAAAAATTGAATGCTATTAAATATTACGAATTAGTAGCAAAGTACGGTGACGAAGAAACGAAATATCAAGCACTTGAAAATATTGAACAGCTGAAGGTGCAATAA
- the radA gene encoding DNA repair protein RadA: MAKVKTAFFCSSCGTQFAKWLGQCTACKQWNTIVEEIIQKEEKVAWQTKSSAGIKRAAKPLLINEIDSTQEIRLNTLDQELNRVLGGGIVPGSMILLGGEPGIGKSTLLLQLSLKLPYKVLYVSGEESQKQIKMRAERINPNNNSCYILTETNTQQIFKQVETVAPDVLIIDSIQTLHTDYIEASAGSISQIKETTAELIKFAKETATPVILIGHITKDGNIAGPKILEHMVDTVLQFEGDRNHVYRILRALKNRFGSTAELGIYEMLGSGLREVSNPSEILLSNREEELSGTAIASTLEGMRPLMIEIQALVSTAVYGTPQRSATGYNLKRLNMILAVLEKRAGFRLGMKDVFLNITGGISVDDPAIDLAVVASILSSNEDDAISKDICFAGEVGLSGEIRPVNRVDQRIQEAEKLGFAKIFVSKYNKITYSSKNIQIVLVSKIEELVSALF, from the coding sequence ATGGCAAAAGTAAAAACAGCATTTTTCTGCTCATCTTGTGGTACGCAATTCGCTAAATGGTTAGGGCAATGTACTGCTTGCAAACAATGGAATACTATTGTGGAAGAAATAATTCAGAAAGAAGAAAAAGTGGCGTGGCAAACCAAATCTTCCGCAGGAATTAAACGCGCAGCAAAACCATTGTTAATCAATGAAATAGACAGCACCCAAGAAATTCGTTTAAACACGTTGGATCAGGAATTAAACCGAGTTTTAGGCGGAGGTATTGTTCCCGGATCTATGATTTTATTGGGCGGCGAACCCGGCATTGGTAAAAGTACTTTGCTGCTGCAATTGTCGTTAAAATTGCCTTATAAAGTGCTGTATGTTTCGGGCGAAGAAAGCCAAAAACAAATAAAAATGCGTGCCGAACGCATCAATCCAAACAACAATTCGTGTTATATTTTAACCGAAACCAACACCCAACAAATTTTTAAGCAGGTTGAAACTGTTGCTCCCGATGTATTGATTATCGATTCGATACAAACCTTGCATACCGATTATATCGAGGCCTCGGCAGGAAGCATCTCTCAGATAAAAGAAACCACTGCCGAACTCATTAAGTTTGCAAAAGAAACAGCAACACCAGTCATTTTAATTGGTCATATCACAAAAGATGGAAACATTGCCGGACCCAAAATTTTAGAACACATGGTGGATACCGTGTTGCAGTTTGAGGGCGATAGAAATCATGTGTACCGAATTCTACGTGCCTTAAAAAATCGTTTTGGATCAACTGCCGAATTAGGAATTTATGAAATGTTGGGGTCGGGTTTGCGCGAAGTTTCCAATCCGTCTGAAATATTATTATCGAACAGAGAAGAAGAATTATCTGGGACGGCGATTGCATCAACTTTAGAAGGCATGCGTCCGTTAATGATTGAAATTCAGGCATTGGTAAGCACTGCGGTTTACGGCACACCACAGCGCAGCGCCACTGGTTACAACTTAAAACGCTTGAACATGATTTTGGCAGTATTGGAAAAGCGGGCGGGTTTTCGTTTAGGGATGAAAGACGTGTTTTTAAACATTACCGGTGGTATTTCGGTTGATGACCCGGCGATTGATTTAGCGGTTGTAGCTTCGATTTTATCATCAAACGAAGATGATGCCATTTCAAAAGATATTTGTTTTGCGGGCGAAGTGGGATTATCAGGTGAAATTCGTCCGGTAAATCGGGTAGATCAACGCATTCAGGAAGCCGAAAAATTAGGTTTTGCTAAAATATTTGTATCAAAATATAACAAAATCACCTATTCATCAAAAAACATACAAATAGTGTTGGTGTCAAAAATAGAAGAGCTGGTTTCGGCATTGTTTTAA
- a CDS encoding porin family protein, protein MKNLKLKMLTAAITLTAISASAQEEKPEQKKWNFGFHLGSDQYFASKPKPNPHNYKFENTNSYKLGVFTERNLNEKESILIGFNYNVYWLKSYSQYNNYYPSSTSSINWFADLDLQYNRNIGNNFRYFAGANISFQRGHSNYSGGGLGREDIFKTEGKATDFNLGLNTGIKYVLNPKSKFKIEPYAMIGINAFKKDKEESIFYPNIQQENSLSNFQTRFGINFKF, encoded by the coding sequence ATGAAAAACTTAAAATTAAAAATGCTTACAGCAGCAATTACATTAACAGCAATTTCTGCTTCGGCACAAGAAGAAAAACCCGAACAAAAAAAATGGAACTTTGGTTTTCATTTAGGAAGCGATCAGTATTTTGCTTCAAAACCTAAGCCAAACCCTCATAATTACAAATTTGAAAATACAAATAGCTATAAACTAGGTGTTTTTACAGAACGCAACCTTAACGAAAAAGAATCTATTTTAATTGGTTTTAACTACAATGTATATTGGTTAAAAAGTTACAGTCAATATAACAATTACTATCCATCTTCTACCAGTAGCATAAATTGGTTTGCCGATTTAGATTTACAGTATAACAGAAACATCGGAAATAATTTTAGATATTTTGCAGGTGCTAATATTTCGTTTCAACGTGGACATAGCAATTATTCGGGTGGCGGATTAGGTAGAGAAGATATATTTAAAACCGAAGGAAAAGCAACCGATTTTAATTTGGGTTTAAACACAGGTATAAAATATGTACTGAACCCAAAGAGTAAATTTAAAATTGAACCTTATGCAATGATTGGTATTAATGCTTTTAAGAAAGACAAAGAAGAATCTATATTTTACCCTAACATTCAGCAAGAAAATTCGTTAAGTAACTTTCAAACCAGATTTGGTATAAACTTTAAATTCTAA
- a CDS encoding DUF4139 domain-containing protein codes for MKNILFPVAVVFSITASAQKPVFTQAQIQSARVYNNAAELKHKASAQIPAGTSEIVITNVANYLNESTVQIGVPKNVTVMSVQFTNAYVEEYDNNQDSPLVKPVKEEIAKKEMELKTLQNQLTAERKSVELLDKNQSMSNAQNFSVAELTKLLDFYKTKRNELANSINKLENQEKTLFEELNILKGKLTFNETTTEKTSQGKLIINVMSNTAGMIPLEVSYLTNQSTWQPSYEMRIDKINEPIQMLYKAQVQQNTGVDWKNVKLSLTSGPANQNTFAPELQPWFLDYYYPNAYRNKEMSEASVASVTSKRIEGRPNADMIQTLQGQVPGLNIAVGKSTMSDYTQISESQLNITFDIDIPYTILSNGKQHSVALKDTKLPATYSYITTPKLDTNAYLIAKVKNYGDYNILPGEANVVFEGMYVGKTYVNANANDDELRLSLGKDQNISVTRTLINDKSGTKTLSSRKVQDFVYEISVRNNKKESISIVVEDQIPISSNTDIEITLTDKGNATTDAEKGKLTWEVNLKPNETKKIRFGYEVKYAKDKTLNF; via the coding sequence ATGAAAAATATCCTATTCCCGGTTGCTGTTGTTTTTAGCATCACCGCAAGCGCACAAAAACCTGTTTTTACACAAGCGCAAATTCAATCGGCTCGTGTTTACAACAATGCTGCAGAGCTAAAGCATAAGGCATCGGCACAAATTCCGGCGGGTACATCAGAAATTGTAATTACCAATGTAGCCAACTATCTAAACGAAAGCACGGTGCAAATTGGTGTGCCAAAAAATGTAACGGTCATGTCGGTTCAATTTACCAATGCCTATGTTGAAGAATACGACAACAATCAAGATTCGCCCTTAGTTAAGCCAGTAAAAGAAGAAATTGCCAAGAAAGAAATGGAATTGAAAACCTTGCAAAATCAACTAACTGCCGAGCGAAAATCTGTGGAATTGTTAGATAAAAACCAGTCAATGAGCAATGCACAGAATTTTTCGGTTGCTGAATTAACAAAGCTGTTAGACTTTTATAAAACCAAACGCAACGAACTAGCTAATTCGATCAATAAATTAGAAAATCAAGAAAAAACCTTGTTCGAAGAGTTGAATATTTTAAAAGGAAAATTAACCTTTAACGAAACCACCACCGAAAAAACCAGTCAGGGCAAGCTCATTATAAACGTAATGAGCAATACAGCCGGTATGATTCCTTTAGAAGTTTCGTATTTAACAAACCAATCCACGTGGCAACCAAGCTACGAAATGCGAATTGATAAAATCAACGAACCTATACAAATGCTGTACAAAGCACAGGTGCAACAAAACACAGGCGTTGATTGGAAAAACGTAAAACTATCGTTAACCAGCGGACCTGCCAATCAAAACACCTTTGCACCCGAACTGCAACCTTGGTTTTTAGATTATTATTATCCGAATGCTTATCGAAATAAGGAAATGTCAGAAGCTTCGGTAGCATCAGTAACCTCTAAAAGAATTGAGGGAAGACCAAATGCAGATATGATTCAAACCCTACAAGGGCAAGTTCCAGGGTTAAATATTGCTGTGGGAAAATCTACAATGAGCGATTACACCCAAATCAGCGAATCACAATTAAACATCACGTTTGATATTGATATTCCATACACTATTTTAAGCAATGGCAAACAGCACAGCGTAGCTTTAAAAGACACCAAGTTGCCGGCAACTTACAGCTACATCACCACACCAAAACTAGACACCAATGCCTATTTAATCGCAAAAGTGAAAAACTATGGCGACTACAATATTTTGCCAGGTGAAGCCAACGTAGTTTTTGAAGGAATGTATGTGGGCAAAACTTATGTAAACGCAAATGCCAACGATGACGAATTGCGACTGAGTTTAGGTAAAGATCAAAATATATCGGTTACTCGCACGTTGATCAACGATAAATCGGGCACCAAAACATTGTCATCGCGTAAAGTACAAGATTTTGTTTATGAAATTTCGGTTCGAAACAATAAAAAAGAAAGCATCAGTATCGTTGTAGAAGACCAAATACCAATTAGCAGCAATACCGATATTGAAATTACCCTTACCGATAAAGGCAACGCAACCACCGACGCCGAAAAAGGTAAACTTACTTGGGAAGTTAACCTAAAACCCAACGAAACAAAAAAGATACGTTTTGGTTATGAAGTGAAGTACGCAAAAGATAAAACCTTGAATTTTTAA